The following DNA comes from Frankia casuarinae.
TGCGGTTCGGCATGGAACTCGTAGAGCTGACCGCGGTCTTCGCGGGTAGCGGTTTCAAGGCGTTCGCCGGGGCCGAGGCCGTCAAGGGAATCCGCGTACCCGGCGGATCGGCCTCGCACAACCGGCGCAAGCTCGACGATCTCACCGCGCGGGCGAAGGGACTGGGCGCGAAGGGCCTGGTCTGGATGCGGGTCGGTCCCGGCGGTGAACTGGAGTCCCCGGTGGCGAAGTTTCTCTCCGCCGAGGAACTCGCCGGCATCGTCGCGGCAACCGCGGCGGTGGCGGGAGACCTTCTTCTCCTGGTCGCCGACGAGTGGGCGACCACCTGCGAGGTACTCGGCCAGCTTCGCAACGATCTGGGCCGCCCACCGGCCGGCGAAGGTCCGTTGCGGTTCGTGTGGGTCGTCGACTTCCCGCTGTTCGTCGGGGTGGACCCTGGCACCGGACGGCCGAAGCCGGGGCATCACCCCTTCACCCGTCCGCACCCCGACGATGTGGACAAGCTGGAGACCGATCCGCTCGCGGTGCGTAGCCGGGCGTACGATCTGGTGCTCAACGGCTGGGAACTCGGATCCGGTTCGATCCGGATCCATGAGAGCGGTCTCCAGCAGCGCATCTTCGGGATCCTCGGAATCTCGCCGGCGGAGGCGAAGGCTCGATTCGGCTTCTTCCTCACCCCTTTTGGCTACGGGGCACCACCGCACGGCGGATTCGCGGTGGGGATCGACCGGTTGGTGGCGATCCTCGCCGGTGAGGAGAACATCCGGGAGGTCATCGCCTTTCCCAAGACCCAGTCGGGACTCGACCCGTTGACGGGCGCCCCGACGCCCGTGACCGATCGTCAGCTGCGTGAGCTGGGGGTGCGGGTGGTCACGGCACCGGCACCGGCACCGGCACCGGCACCGGGACAGGGGCAGGGCCCGGTAGCCGTCTGAGTGCGTCGGGCCTGGCCGATGAGCGGTGCGGTGGTCGGGGCCGGGCATTGCCGCGACCAGGCCTTTGGCCAGCTTCCCCGGTGGGGTGGTGGGGTAGGAACGGGCCGAATGGGGTAGTCACCTTCTGCTGCCCGTGAGCCGAGCCGGTGGGTGACGGCTGTCTGGTGCTGTTACCGACCCCGAGCTGTTACCGACCCCGAGACCCGACCCCAGGAGGCCAGGTGCAGATCCCTTTCTCGTCGTCGTCGAGCACCAGTCTCGGCATCGAATGGGAGCTGCAGCTCGTCGACCAGCAATCGCGCGAACTTCGCGGCGAGGCCAGCGGGATTCTTCACGAGCTGCGGGCGAAGGTCGGGGAGTGCGAGGCGGCCAAGGCCAAGCACGAGCTGTTCGAGTCGACCATCGAGGTCATCACCGGGGTCTGCGACTCGGTGGAGGAAGCGACCGCGGACCTGTCTGGAACCGTCTCGCTGCTGCGCGATCTGGCGGAACGGCGCGGGATCGGGCTGATGTGCAGCGGCACGCACCCAGCCAGTGACTATATGGGACAGCGCATCACCGAGGATCATCGCTATTTCCGGTTGGTCAGCCAGATGCAGTGGTTGGCCCGGCGGCTGCTCATCTTCGGCGTCCACGTACATGTCGGAGTGCGGTCTGCGGACAAGGCCATGCCGATCGTGAACGCTCTGATGGCCTATGTCCCACATTTTCTCGCCTTGTCGGCGTCGTCGCCCTACTGGCTGGGCGGAGACACCGGGCTGGCCTCATCGCGATCACAGGTCTTCGCGAGCCTGCCCACCGCGGGGCTGCCGTACCCGTTGGAGGACTGGCCGGGTTTCGAGTCGTTCATGGAGACACTGATTGTCTCCGGCACCATCGAGACGATCCGCGAGGTCTGGTGGGACATCCGTCCACATCCCAACTTCGGCACCGTGGAACTGCGGGTCTGCGATGGTCTGCCGTCCCTGATGGAGGTGGGGGCGGTTGCGGCTCTCGCGCAGTGCCTGGTTGACCGCATGAACACCCAGATCGATCGTGGGTATCGTCTCCCGACCCCGCAACGATGGCTCGTGCAGGAGAACAAGTGGCGGGCGGCCCGGTACGGTCTGGACGCGCAGATCATCGTCGATGGTCGGGGCGGTATCCGGCCGGTCCGGGATGACATCACCGATCTCGTGGAGGATCTGCTTCCGGTCGCCCACCGTCTCGGTTGTTCATCCGAGCTCTCCGACACGCTGACCATCCTGCGGACGGGCGCGAGCTATATCCGGCAGCGGGACGCCGCCCGGCGGGCCGGTGGAGATCTCACCCGGGTCGTCGATACCCTTCTCGAAGAGATGAACACCGGCCGTCCGGTAGTCGACGGCTAGACACGCCGGCGAATACCCCGAACCGCCTGCGTTCAGGGCCCGCGTGGCGTGTGCAGGGAGGAGCCCGGCCGGCAGATGAAGGTTGACGAGACCGCGGCGGTCGCCGGGTGGGTGGCCGCGCACGAATCCGAGCTGATCGCGTTGCGTCGCGATCTCCACGCTCACCCGGAGCTCGGCCGGCAGGAGCACCGCACCGCCGAGCAGGTCGAGGCGCGGCTTCGGGCCGCGGGACTGTCGCCGCAGCGCCTGCCGGACCTTCCTGGCCTGTGGTGTGACATCGGTGCCGGCGTCGATCATGATCCAGGCGCTCCCGTGATCATGCTGCGGGCCGACATGGACGCTCTTCCGCTCTCGGATATCAAGGACGTGCCGTACCGCTCCACCGTTCCGGGTGTGGCTCACGCCTGCGGACATGACGTACACACGACCGTGGCGCTCGGCGCCGGACTCGCGCTTGCCGAGGTCGCACGCGTGTCCACGCTGCCCGGGACCGTGCGCCTGGTGTTCCAGCCCGCGGAGGAGCTCATGCCGGGCGGCGCGTTGGACATCATCGACGCGGGCGTGCTGAAGCCGGTGACCACGGCGATCGCGCTGCACTGCGATCCGGCGCTCGACCTGGGCATGATCGGTCTGCGGACGGGTCCGATCACCTCTGCCGCCGATGCCGTCGAAATCACGCTGGCCGGGCCCGGCGGTCACACCTCCCGGCCACAGAACACAGTCGACCTGGTGTACGCGCTCGTCCGCCTTGCGGCCGATCTCCCTGCCGCGTTGGGGCGACTGGTCGATCCCAGGTCGGCGCTCTCCCTGGTCTGGGGTCAGGTGCAGGCGGGAACCGTTGCCAACGCCATCCCTCGTACCGGTCAGCTTCGAGGCACGGTCCGCACCCTGTCCCGGGAGACCTGGGA
Coding sequences within:
- a CDS encoding amidohydrolase, producing MKVDETAAVAGWVAAHESELIALRRDLHAHPELGRQEHRTAEQVEARLRAAGLSPQRLPDLPGLWCDIGAGVDHDPGAPVIMLRADMDALPLSDIKDVPYRSTVPGVAHACGHDVHTTVALGAGLALAEVARVSTLPGTVRLVFQPAEELMPGGALDIIDAGVLKPVTTAIALHCDPALDLGMIGLRTGPITSAADAVEITLAGPGGHTSRPQNTVDLVYALVRLAADLPAALGRLVDPRSALSLVWGQVQAGTVANAIPRTGQLRGTVRTLSRETWESVPALVTQVAEQLVAPYGAQIVVDYRRGVPPVVNSVDVVEVLRTVVDRVFGHGASTMVAQSLGGEDFGWYLNHVPGALARLGTRTPGGHTYDLHQGSFDVDERAIGVGVKLLAGAALDLLTHTPPAP
- the aspS gene encoding aspartate--tRNA ligase, translating into MTTTQSTTGELPIPVAGAATSGGRQRTAMRTHMCGDLRSDHVDQTVTVCGWVAHRRQHGQSLTFVDLRDHSGIIQAVVDGSVDVRTEYVLRITGTVAVRPEGTANPALATGEVELRDCEVQVLSVATPPPFPLDDRADSVDEATRLAYRYLDLRRDRMQRNLRIRSAVLAAMRSALAPLDFVEVETPLLMPSTPEGAREFIVPSRQFPGSFYALPQSPQLFKQLLMVGGTDRYFQFARCLRDEDLRADRQYEFTQLDLEMSFVDQDDVLDVTSAAVLAAARAVTGGPVPPIERMSWHEAMNRFGVDKPDLRFGMELVELTAVFAGSGFKAFAGAEAVKGIRVPGGSASHNRRKLDDLTARAKGLGAKGLVWMRVGPGGELESPVAKFLSAEELAGIVAATAAVAGDLLLLVADEWATTCEVLGQLRNDLGRPPAGEGPLRFVWVVDFPLFVGVDPGTGRPKPGHHPFTRPHPDDVDKLETDPLAVRSRAYDLVLNGWELGSGSIRIHESGLQQRIFGILGISPAEAKARFGFFLTPFGYGAPPHGGFAVGIDRLVAILAGEENIREVIAFPKTQSGLDPLTGAPTPVTDRQLRELGVRVVTAPAPAPAPAPGQGQGPVAV
- a CDS encoding glutamate--cysteine ligase is translated as MQIPFSSSSSTSLGIEWELQLVDQQSRELRGEASGILHELRAKVGECEAAKAKHELFESTIEVITGVCDSVEEATADLSGTVSLLRDLAERRGIGLMCSGTHPASDYMGQRITEDHRYFRLVSQMQWLARRLLIFGVHVHVGVRSADKAMPIVNALMAYVPHFLALSASSPYWLGGDTGLASSRSQVFASLPTAGLPYPLEDWPGFESFMETLIVSGTIETIREVWWDIRPHPNFGTVELRVCDGLPSLMEVGAVAALAQCLVDRMNTQIDRGYRLPTPQRWLVQENKWRAARYGLDAQIIVDGRGGIRPVRDDITDLVEDLLPVAHRLGCSSELSDTLTILRTGASYIRQRDAARRAGGDLTRVVDTLLEEMNTGRPVVDG